One Paenisporosarcina sp. FSL H8-0542 genomic region harbors:
- a CDS encoding LCP family protein, whose protein sequence is MEEQVPNRRSMRRKRKFRFGRFFMTLLFLAAIGVAIYSFVQFKAGQELASNKGKNDIEFTGDPMDVKNPSIENVLVLGVDTRGEEQSRSDTMMLVSWNKETDEVNVVSFMRDIYAQIPGYKSYKLNTAYYLGDVQLVKDTISSMFGVPIHHYALIDFKSFESLVDIVAPDGVEIDVEKAMSEKIGVSLEPGVQQLNGKELLGYARFRADAEGDFGRVERQQKVMEALKDEIMSPSNAAHYPKFAGAIHGYVQSDYSSTDEVKRVLSLAFSGGVDINKMTIPVEHSYDFGSYPGVGSVIEINLDENKQALSEFLGMRLR, encoded by the coding sequence TTGGAAGAACAAGTTCCAAATCGTCGTTCCATGAGAAGGAAAAGAAAGTTTCGTTTCGGTAGATTTTTTATGACTCTTCTATTTTTGGCTGCAATAGGAGTAGCTATATATTCATTCGTTCAATTTAAAGCTGGTCAAGAGCTGGCTTCCAATAAAGGGAAAAATGATATTGAGTTCACAGGTGATCCGATGGATGTGAAAAACCCATCCATTGAGAATGTTTTGGTTCTTGGTGTAGATACTCGGGGAGAAGAACAATCCCGTTCTGATACAATGATGCTGGTTTCGTGGAATAAAGAAACCGACGAAGTGAATGTTGTGTCGTTCATGCGAGATATTTACGCTCAAATTCCAGGATACAAATCCTATAAGCTGAATACTGCATACTACTTAGGTGACGTACAACTTGTCAAGGATACGATTTCAAGTATGTTCGGCGTGCCAATCCACCATTATGCGCTGATAGATTTTAAAAGCTTTGAATCGTTGGTTGATATTGTTGCACCAGACGGTGTCGAAATAGATGTCGAAAAAGCGATGTCCGAGAAAATTGGGGTTTCACTTGAACCTGGAGTTCAACAGTTGAATGGGAAGGAACTTTTAGGATATGCACGGTTCCGCGCAGATGCTGAAGGGGATTTCGGACGAGTTGAGAGACAGCAAAAAGTTATGGAAGCATTAAAAGATGAAATCATGAGTCCTTCCAATGCTGCTCATTACCCGAAATTTGCAGGGGCCATACATGGTTATGTCCAGTCTGATTACTCATCTACAGATGAAGTCAAACGAGTACTAAGCCTGGCGTTCAGCGGGGGAGTAGACATTAATAAAATGACCATCCCTGTGGAACATAGTTATGATTTTGGGTCTTATCCGGGTGTAGGATCTGTCATTGAAATAAATCTAGATGAAAATAAGCAGGCTTTAAGCGAATTCCTAGGAATGCGATTGCGTTGA
- the msrA gene encoding peptide-methionine (S)-S-oxide reductase MsrA, with product MEIATFAGGCFWCMVKPFDQWDGIESVISGYMGGHVENPTYEDVKKGDSGHLEVVQIQFDPSVFTYKQLLEIFWQQIDPTDDGGQFQDRGESYKTAIFTHSDEQVEIANESKQALAESGRFSKPIVTPIHPAETFYIAEDYHQDYYKKEPDHYAEDRAMSGRDEFIQENWKK from the coding sequence ATGGAAATAGCTACATTTGCAGGCGGTTGTTTTTGGTGTATGGTCAAGCCCTTTGATCAATGGGATGGAATAGAGTCCGTCATTTCAGGTTATATGGGTGGACATGTTGAGAATCCTACATATGAAGACGTGAAAAAGGGAGATTCAGGGCATCTTGAGGTCGTACAAATTCAGTTTGACCCATCTGTTTTTACATATAAACAATTACTTGAAATTTTTTGGCAGCAAATTGATCCAACGGATGACGGAGGTCAATTCCAGGACCGCGGAGAATCTTATAAAACAGCGATTTTCACACATTCCGATGAACAAGTGGAAATAGCGAACGAATCAAAACAAGCACTCGCTGAGAGCGGACGTTTCTCCAAACCAATCGTCACACCAATCCATCCTGCGGAAACATTTTATATCGCAGAAGACTATCATCAAGATTACTATAAAAAAGAACCGGATCATTACGCAGAAGATCGCGCTATGTCCGGCCGTGATGAATTCATCCAAGAGAATTGGAAGAAGTAA
- a CDS encoding MFS transporter, translating to MTSLLIAIFLIALNLRPAITSIGPLLDTIRNDLNLTNSEVSLLTAVPVICMGLFAPLAVHWLNKFGQRRGISLLIVLIGVLTLLRAWLNDYVSLLVTAFVIGVAIAIIGPILSSLIKEKFPTRTASAIGIYSLGMGAGATLSAGLTGILYVKIGEEWEYALAFWSSLALLAYLVWVVAMKPEKEIAVPIERENVTASFRSPWTNTRAWLILLFFGFQASLFFSLTTWLASAASELGFNVVEAGSVISVLTVAQIVTNIFIPLLLEKFPIRSFWIYSALIIGTIGIVLLLTGNMTLIWPAAILLGFTLGVLFPLALLLPLDETTDAIEANAWTAMVQTGGFIMGGLVPLAIGILYDWSGTHQMTFFVLLALIIGMFIVTVLLNKGHVKESI from the coding sequence ATGACATCATTATTAATTGCCATCTTTTTGATTGCCTTAAATTTACGACCTGCTATTACATCAATCGGGCCATTACTGGACACAATCCGTAATGATTTAAATTTGACGAACAGTGAAGTAAGTTTGTTAACGGCGGTTCCCGTAATCTGTATGGGATTATTCGCTCCATTGGCTGTTCACTGGCTGAATAAGTTCGGACAAAGAAGAGGCATTTCTTTATTAATCGTCTTAATAGGTGTGCTTACTTTATTACGTGCATGGTTAAATGACTATGTATCACTATTGGTGACTGCTTTTGTAATAGGTGTTGCCATTGCAATTATCGGACCTATTTTATCATCATTAATTAAAGAAAAATTCCCTACTCGTACTGCTTCAGCTATAGGAATCTATTCACTAGGTATGGGTGCTGGTGCAACATTGAGTGCTGGTTTAACCGGTATATTATATGTCAAGATCGGTGAAGAATGGGAGTATGCCCTAGCTTTCTGGTCTTCGTTAGCATTGTTGGCATACTTGGTTTGGGTCGTTGCCATGAAGCCAGAAAAAGAAATCGCTGTTCCGATTGAACGAGAAAATGTGACAGCATCATTCCGTTCGCCGTGGACAAATACGAGAGCATGGCTTATTTTATTGTTTTTTGGTTTTCAAGCTTCATTGTTTTTCTCATTGACGACATGGCTTGCATCTGCAGCGAGTGAACTAGGATTTAATGTGGTTGAAGCTGGTTCAGTTATCAGTGTTTTGACAGTCGCACAAATAGTAACAAACATTTTCATCCCTTTACTACTTGAGAAATTTCCGATCCGATCATTTTGGATTTATTCCGCGCTCATTATCGGGACCATTGGAATTGTTTTGTTATTGACAGGGAATATGACACTGATTTGGCCGGCAGCGATTCTCCTTGGATTTACACTTGGTGTATTGTTCCCGCTTGCATTACTGCTACCACTCGATGAAACGACAGATGCAATAGAAGCGAACGCATGGACGGCAATGGTTCAGACAGGCGGTTTTATCATGGGAGGGCTTGTTCCTTTGGCAATCGGTATTTTATACGATTGGAGCGGAACACATCAAATGACGTTCTTTGTCTTGCTCGCTTTAATTATAGGAATGTTTATAGTCACGGTCCTTTTAAATAAAGGTCATGTTAAAGAAAGCATTTGA